Within the Papaver somniferum cultivar HN1 unplaced genomic scaffold, ASM357369v1 unplaced-scaffold_132, whole genome shotgun sequence genome, the region ACACCGGGATTAGAAGTCTTAGGATGACTCACATCATGTGATTCTATTAGGATAGTGTGATATAATCCAGAAGACAAAGATGGAAGCTTTTCTAGGACTTGTTTCTTACCTGAGACAATGGCAGTAATACATAGATACTCTTTGTTAGCATCGTTTGTTGTCTCAATATGATACCCATTAAGACTAATGTCTTTAAAACTCAACAAGTTGTGTTTAGATCTTGTTGAAAATAAGGCATCATGGACATGGATTTTTTTACCATTAGGGAGCATTATCGATGCTTTTCCATGTCCCTCAACAAGATTAGAAGTCCCTGAAATTGTAGTAATATTGGCCGTAGCTAATGTTAAATGGGAGAAAAGCCTTTTGTTACGaaaaattgtatgtattgttgcACTGTCAACAAGACATATATCTTCGTCACTTGTTTTAGGCTTTCCATTAGAAATATCCATATCCCtttagaaaaataaagacaataaTATAAGTTATGGAGAATAAATACTAAGAAAATAATTTCATTACTaaagagaatttcaataactaatACATTAAAATCAACTGCCTAAAAGAAAACACAATCTCTAAAAAATATGACAAAACATTGTCACTTATTCAAACCAAAATACTATTCAATCTACTAAAAAAAATTTGATCATAAAACAAATAAACTCATATATCCTTGAGGAAGGAATCCATGTCTTCAATCTCATTTCCATTATTCTTGAAGTCAGAAATATCAAGATGGGCAATATCCATTCCTATGTCATATTGGGAAAAATTGGTTTCagccttctcttttcctttaatAGACGACTGACAAAGATCAACAAGGTGCTTTGCAGTACGACAAACATTTTCCCAGTGACCTGGTGAACCACAGCGGTGGCAAACAGATTCATGGTGCTTTGAGTGGCTTTGCGATCTTTTGCCTTTGTGTTTTGGAAACACGTTCTTCTTTCCCTTCTGATAATGAGAATTATTACCagccttcttcttgttgttgggcTTTTTAGGACCTAACCAACGTTCGTGTCCTTTTCCACGATTTTCAGTAGCATTGCCACGACTTTTTGTAGCATTCATCTCTGGAGCAACTATTGAACCTGCTGGGTGACTT harbors:
- the LOC113332794 gene encoding uncharacterized protein LOC113332794; the encoded protein is MHLLLQEFKSVSAYNSTRFQIVSRLKLCGETVTEVDLLEKTYSTFHASNILLQQQYRERQFKKYSELISCFLVAGQNNELLLKNHQSHPAGSIVAPEMNATKSRGNATENRGKGHERWLGPKKPNNKKKAGNNSHYQKGKKNVFPKHKGKRSQSHSKHHESVCHRCGSPGHWENVCRTAKHLVDLCQSSIKGKEKAETNFSQYDIGMDIAHLDISDFKNNGNEIEDMDSFLKDI